The following proteins are co-located in the Synechococcus sp. PROS-U-1 genome:
- the ftsH gene encoding ATP-dependent zinc metalloprotease FtsH — MPIRQDDNQPNRRFGIINLVLIGFGVLLLLSSFIPSNGMQQVPRVPYSLFIDQVNDGAVKRAFITQDQIRYELSDPEEGTPPVLATTPIFDMDLPQRLETKGVEFAAAPPKKPNIFTTILSWVVPPLIFILVLQFFARRSMGGGAQGALSFTKSKAKVYVPDEESRITFADVAGVDEAKQELTEIVDFLKRPERYAEIGARIPKGVLLVGPPGTGKTLLSKAVAGEAEVPFFIISGSEFVELFVGAGAARVRDLFEEAKKKAPCIIFIDELDAIGKSRSGSMGVVGGNDEREQTLNQLLTEMDGFTAQDKPVIVLAATNQPEVLDAALLRPGRFDRQVLVDRPDLSGRKTILEIYAKKVKLAPGVDLDSVAQATSGFAGADLANLVNEAALLAARAMRTSVEQQDLGEAIERVVAGLEKKSRVLQDDEKKVVAYHEVGHAIVGHLMPGGSKVAKISIVPRGMSALGYTLQLPTEERFLNSKEELQGQIATLLGGRSAEEIVFGKITTGAANDLQRATDLAEQMVGTYGMSDTLGPLAYDKQGGGRFLGGGNNPRRSVSDATAQAIDKEVRGLVDQAHDDALAILRENMALLETIAQKILEKEVIEGDDLKHMLEASVLPSGVTA, encoded by the coding sequence ATGCCGATCCGCCAGGACGACAACCAGCCGAACCGTCGCTTCGGGATCATCAATCTGGTGCTGATTGGCTTCGGGGTGCTGCTGTTGCTCAGCAGCTTCATTCCCAGCAATGGCATGCAGCAGGTGCCTCGAGTTCCTTACTCGCTGTTTATTGACCAGGTCAATGACGGTGCGGTGAAGCGGGCGTTCATCACGCAGGACCAGATCCGCTACGAGCTGAGTGATCCCGAAGAGGGCACGCCTCCGGTGCTGGCCACCACGCCGATTTTCGACATGGATCTGCCTCAGCGCCTGGAGACCAAGGGCGTTGAATTTGCTGCAGCCCCCCCGAAGAAGCCCAACATCTTCACCACCATTCTGAGCTGGGTGGTGCCCCCCTTGATCTTCATCCTGGTGCTTCAGTTCTTCGCCCGCCGTTCGATGGGTGGTGGAGCGCAGGGAGCTTTGAGCTTCACCAAGAGCAAAGCCAAGGTGTATGTGCCCGATGAGGAGTCGCGGATCACCTTCGCTGATGTGGCGGGTGTTGATGAGGCCAAGCAAGAACTCACGGAGATTGTTGATTTCCTGAAGCGGCCAGAGCGTTATGCCGAGATCGGGGCACGTATTCCAAAAGGGGTGTTGCTCGTCGGCCCCCCTGGCACTGGCAAGACCCTCCTGTCCAAGGCCGTCGCTGGCGAAGCGGAGGTGCCGTTCTTCATCATTTCCGGTTCGGAGTTCGTGGAACTCTTTGTTGGTGCCGGTGCCGCCCGTGTTCGGGATTTGTTTGAAGAAGCGAAGAAGAAGGCGCCTTGCATCATTTTTATTGACGAACTCGATGCCATCGGCAAGAGCCGTTCGGGCTCGATGGGTGTCGTCGGAGGCAATGACGAACGGGAGCAGACCCTCAACCAGCTGCTCACCGAGATGGATGGTTTCACCGCTCAGGACAAGCCAGTGATTGTTCTGGCGGCCACCAACCAGCCTGAGGTGCTGGATGCTGCTCTGCTGCGTCCCGGTCGTTTCGACCGTCAGGTGTTGGTCGACCGTCCGGATCTCTCGGGCCGGAAAACCATCCTCGAGATCTATGCCAAGAAGGTGAAGTTGGCACCGGGGGTTGACCTCGACAGCGTTGCTCAGGCCACCAGCGGTTTTGCTGGAGCTGATCTCGCCAACCTGGTGAACGAAGCTGCCTTGCTGGCGGCTCGTGCAATGCGCACCAGCGTCGAGCAGCAAGACCTGGGAGAGGCGATCGAACGGGTGGTGGCTGGATTGGAGAAAAAGAGCCGGGTGTTGCAGGACGATGAGAAGAAGGTGGTCGCGTATCACGAAGTGGGCCACGCGATCGTGGGTCACCTCATGCCAGGCGGCAGCAAAGTTGCCAAGATCTCGATCGTTCCGCGCGGCATGAGTGCCCTCGGTTACACGTTGCAGCTGCCCACAGAGGAGCGTTTCCTCAATTCCAAGGAGGAACTGCAGGGTCAGATTGCAACGCTGCTGGGTGGTCGCTCCGCGGAGGAGATTGTGTTCGGCAAGATCACCACAGGGGCTGCGAATGACCTGCAGCGGGCCACCGATCTGGCGGAGCAGATGGTGGGCACCTACGGCATGAGTGACACCCTTGGTCCACTCGCTTACGACAAGCAGGGGGGAGGTCGTTTCCTCGGAGGCGGCAACAATCCACGGCGGTCTGTGAGCGATGCCACGGCCCAAGCCATTGATAAAGAGGTTCGCGGGCTTGTGGATCAGGCTCACGATGATGCGCTTGCCATCCTTAGGGAGAACATGGCGTTGCTCGAGACGATCGCCCAGAAGATCCTTGAAAAAGAGGTCATCGAGGGTGATGACCTCAAGCACATGCTCGAAGCGAGTGTGTTGCCGTCAGGCGTGACCGCTTGA
- a CDS encoding glycosyltransferase 61 family protein codes for MAYSAKLPQRWCSVPDFTGLTPLRLITTVSESLQCSGEVIVGDPCELLLMQWVWFAGQEEKHFLLSPEQRWIWLCSRDRRELHHFYGRDARNAFFKFSGECPRSVHINWPGFPAASIPHLHHQPVLVPMRPFNEYCTTHFGHFVVELLPLLLVAELLSLPLLVSRPLPPWAVDLMDGVGVSQLRNYCLPVSPASSVSAELGRAEIRLHSLQARLLRVQPALAAALLRGLSMQSPTPQIVSCEERLHVDVLSRQRLSRHHRWTNEEALYTGLRTHFYHQLSPETLGVVGLRERLCDRDVAVVVAAIGSAVYQLFLNRTFGCVVVLLCGDFDPEAPSKWFSTFAPFKHRFWLLYRSGSDVTDWNAPFVHHPEHVDRAVSIAAVGQRWSCRSPIPLADDIHLLPPEAPLGSMPSFGIDFD; via the coding sequence TTGGCCTATTCCGCAAAATTGCCTCAACGCTGGTGCAGCGTTCCTGATTTCACTGGTCTGACGCCGCTTCGACTGATCACGACGGTTTCGGAATCCTTGCAATGCAGCGGTGAAGTGATTGTCGGTGATCCCTGCGAGCTCCTGCTGATGCAGTGGGTTTGGTTCGCAGGCCAGGAGGAGAAGCATTTTTTGCTCAGCCCTGAGCAACGTTGGATCTGGTTGTGTTCAAGGGACCGTCGGGAGCTGCATCACTTTTATGGACGGGATGCCCGCAACGCTTTTTTTAAGTTTTCTGGTGAATGTCCTCGAAGTGTGCACATCAACTGGCCTGGGTTCCCTGCCGCGTCGATTCCGCATTTGCATCACCAGCCTGTGTTGGTCCCGATGCGACCGTTCAATGAATACTGCACTACCCATTTCGGCCATTTTGTTGTGGAGTTGCTTCCGTTGCTCTTGGTTGCGGAGTTGTTGTCTCTGCCCCTCTTGGTGAGCCGGCCACTGCCCCCATGGGCTGTGGATTTAATGGACGGAGTTGGCGTAAGCCAACTCCGCAACTACTGCCTGCCGGTTTCCCCTGCGTCGTCTGTTTCCGCAGAGCTGGGCCGTGCTGAGATCCGGCTGCACAGTCTTCAGGCGCGGTTGCTGCGGGTGCAGCCAGCATTGGCGGCGGCTCTACTGCGAGGTCTTTCGATGCAGTCGCCGACCCCCCAGATTGTGTCTTGCGAAGAGCGCTTGCATGTAGATGTGCTTAGCCGTCAGCGGTTATCGCGTCATCACCGATGGACCAATGAAGAGGCCCTCTACACCGGTTTGCGGACACACTTTTATCACCAACTATCTCCTGAGACCTTGGGCGTAGTGGGTCTGCGGGAGCGGTTGTGCGATCGCGATGTTGCGGTCGTTGTGGCTGCTATCGGTTCTGCCGTTTATCAGCTGTTTCTAAATCGCACATTTGGATGTGTGGTGGTTCTGCTCTGTGGAGATTTCGATCCCGAAGCCCCATCGAAATGGTTTTCTACCTTTGCTCCTTTTAAGCATCGCTTCTGGTTGCTGTATCGGAGTGGCTCTGATGTCACGGACTGGAATGCACCCTTCGTTCATCACCCCGAACATGTGGACCGCGCTGTTTCGATTGCTGCTGTAGGGCAGCGATGGAGCTGTCGTAGTCCCATTCCTCTGGCAGATGACATTCACTTGTTGCCACCAGAGGCTCCATTGGGATCCATGCCGTCCTTTGGCATCGACTTCGACTAA
- a CDS encoding DUF3303 domain-containing protein produces the protein MQLYNVTWQFPEIEGQKAAYAKLIDYMASGAEADCFDGFELISRTHCPQTGSGVVICKARGTKELFKHFAPWRAMFGVEFDMQPAFSDEEVCECHKELFESMVG, from the coding sequence ATGCAGCTCTACAACGTGACCTGGCAGTTTCCTGAGATCGAAGGCCAGAAGGCTGCTTACGCGAAACTGATTGATTACATGGCCAGTGGAGCAGAAGCGGATTGCTTCGACGGCTTCGAGCTGATCAGCCGTACCCACTGTCCACAAACCGGCAGCGGTGTGGTGATCTGCAAGGCCCGGGGCACCAAGGAGCTGTTCAAGCATTTCGCTCCCTGGCGCGCCATGTTCGGGGTTGAGTTCGACATGCAACCAGCCTTCAGCGATGAAGAGGTGTGTGAATGCCACAAGGAGCTGTTTGAGTCGATGGTGGGCTGA
- a CDS encoding SOS response-associated peptidase: MCGRYRLDTSRAELQRVLNSWLRPDDGAWLAHYAPRDLIRPHEPVLAMRREHGADRLSHMLWGLLPGWVKDPLESHRPINARAETIAEKASFRGPWRHHRCLLPSTGFFEKGHLIRRRDRQLFWLAGVWDRWIGPDGSEVETCCVITTRPNSLIEPLHDRMPVIIPDGLESIWLEPGDGAHRRALEPMLTPSPPEPWECQPLRPTPQKNRHQQLSLLDGATLDSGR, encoded by the coding sequence ATGTGCGGTCGCTATCGCCTCGACACGTCTCGCGCTGAGCTTCAGCGGGTGCTGAACAGCTGGCTCCGGCCGGACGACGGCGCATGGCTGGCCCATTACGCCCCCCGCGACCTGATTCGCCCACATGAGCCGGTGCTAGCCATGCGGCGTGAACACGGAGCAGATCGTCTTTCCCACATGCTTTGGGGGCTGTTGCCGGGCTGGGTCAAAGACCCACTTGAGTCACACCGGCCGATTAACGCACGCGCGGAAACCATTGCTGAGAAGGCCTCCTTTCGCGGTCCGTGGCGTCATCACCGCTGTCTTCTTCCCAGCACGGGTTTTTTTGAGAAGGGGCATCTGATCCGTCGCAGAGACCGGCAACTGTTCTGGCTCGCCGGTGTCTGGGACCGCTGGATCGGACCCGATGGCAGTGAAGTCGAGACCTGCTGCGTGATCACAACTCGTCCGAACAGCCTGATCGAACCGTTGCACGATCGAATGCCGGTGATCATTCCCGACGGGCTGGAAAGCATCTGGCTCGAACCTGGGGATGGTGCACATCGTCGTGCCCTCGAGCCGATGCTCACGCCATCACCACCCGAGCCGTGGGAATGCCAACCGCTCAGGCCAACCCCTCAAAAGAACAGACATCAGCAGCTCTCCCTCTTGGATGGAGCAACGCTTGACAGCGGTCGCTAG
- a CDS encoding DUF3122 domain-containing protein, which produces MRRLLCCLVAALVLLLLTPGMAWAQVHQHESETGVAMVRSLESLRDLDYDSWQAVAYREGPPGQPVVLRVVGYPGKLRLDHPVSLQVLAGRREWQLDDITLANPVLASDGREAAAEFALDPLLDDLSNNRPLRMVLPGVFTELPVPPYVVGEWRSLQELPLS; this is translated from the coding sequence ATGCGCCGTCTCCTCTGTTGTCTGGTGGCTGCCTTAGTTCTGTTGTTGCTCACGCCAGGGATGGCCTGGGCCCAGGTTCATCAGCATGAGAGTGAGACAGGTGTCGCCATGGTGCGCTCTCTGGAGAGCTTGCGGGATCTCGATTACGACAGTTGGCAGGCGGTGGCCTATCGCGAGGGGCCTCCGGGGCAGCCTGTGGTGTTGCGCGTTGTGGGCTATCCCGGAAAACTGCGTTTGGATCATCCGGTCAGTCTTCAAGTGCTGGCGGGTCGGCGCGAATGGCAGCTGGATGACATCACTCTGGCCAATCCGGTGCTGGCCTCGGACGGTCGTGAAGCTGCGGCCGAATTCGCGCTCGATCCTTTGCTGGACGATCTCAGCAACAACCGTCCGCTGCGCATGGTCTTGCCCGGAGTGTTCACCGAGTTGCCTGTGCCTCCGTACGTCGTTGGTGAATGGCGCTCGCTGCAGGAGTTGCCCCTGAGCTGA
- a CDS encoding chlorophyll a/b binding light-harvesting protein, with amino-acid sequence MQSYGSPSVSYDWWAGNAGVAKRSGSFIAAHAAHAGLIMFWAGAFTLFELARYNSALPMGEQGLILIPHLAGLGLGVGEGGVISDVQPLVTVAAFHLVSSAVLGAAGIWHTLRAPKDLSTAEGRAQKFHFDWSDAKQLTFILGHHLIFLGLGAIAFVEWAKRHGIYDSALGAVRRVEPNIDLGMVWGYQANFLSISSLEDVMGGHAVLAFILTIGGVWHIITSPFGPFKKLLIYNGESILSYSLAGVALMGFVTSVWCAQNTAIYPVELYGEPLKLGFAFSPYFSDTTALPGDAHTARAWLANTHFYLAFFFLQGHFWHALRGMGFDFKRVSEALDNMGNSKVSA; translated from the coding sequence ATGCAGTCTTATGGAAGTCCATCAGTCAGTTATGACTGGTGGGCGGGAAATGCAGGAGTGGCTAAACGAAGCGGCTCTTTCATCGCAGCGCATGCAGCCCATGCAGGATTGATCATGTTTTGGGCGGGCGCTTTCACCTTGTTTGAGCTTGCTCGCTACAACAGCGCGTTGCCGATGGGTGAGCAAGGACTAATTTTGATTCCTCATCTTGCCGGTCTCGGTTTGGGTGTTGGGGAGGGTGGTGTGATCTCAGATGTGCAACCCCTCGTCACGGTCGCAGCCTTTCATCTGGTTTCATCTGCTGTTTTGGGAGCAGCTGGTATTTGGCATACACTCCGGGCTCCGAAAGATCTTTCGACTGCTGAAGGTCGTGCCCAGAAGTTTCATTTCGACTGGAGTGATGCCAAACAGCTCACTTTCATCCTGGGGCATCATCTGATCTTTCTTGGCCTTGGAGCGATTGCCTTTGTGGAATGGGCAAAACGGCATGGCATTTATGACAGTGCTTTGGGAGCTGTTCGTCGGGTTGAGCCGAATATCGACCTTGGAATGGTCTGGGGTTATCAAGCCAATTTCCTCTCAATTAGCAGCCTCGAGGATGTGATGGGTGGTCATGCCGTGTTGGCCTTTATTCTCACCATTGGTGGCGTTTGGCACATCATCACGAGCCCTTTCGGTCCCTTCAAGAAACTGCTGATTTACAACGGTGAGTCGATCTTGTCGTACTCGCTTGCTGGTGTGGCGTTGATGGGCTTTGTAACCAGCGTTTGGTGTGCCCAAAACACAGCCATTTATCCGGTTGAACTATATGGAGAACCATTGAAGTTGGGTTTTGCATTCTCTCCCTACTTCAGTGATACGACTGCTCTCCCAGGCGATGCACACACTGCACGCGCTTGGCTGGCGAATACGCACTTTTACCTTGCCTTCTTCTTCCTTCAAGGTCATTTTTGGCATGCTCTACGTGGCATGGGCTTTGATTTCAAGCGCGTTTCTGAAGCGCTTGACAACATGGGCAACAGCAAGGTGAGTGCTTAA
- a CDS encoding histidine phosphatase family protein, translated as MSKTLVALLATMLLTSCGLSQAPQSSPKDSQDQSIKATNQRSSSNKPSVRKADRSSLLKSLKDGGFIIYFRHATTENDYADQADPLMSLDDCNSQRKLSLQGIRESHEIGMAFSSKAIPVGRIIVSEYCRSWKTANFAFGEWTQKDSRLNFLPYEDYTDDHIALMKKNVTPLLTQPPLPGTNTVIIGHDDIFESATGIYPEPQGIAYILHPDGKNSFEIIANILPSEWEKL; from the coding sequence ATGTCAAAAACTCTTGTTGCATTACTCGCAACAATGCTTCTTACTTCTTGCGGGCTAAGTCAGGCACCACAATCTTCGCCTAAAGATAGTCAGGACCAATCGATCAAAGCGACCAATCAAAGAAGTTCCTCTAACAAGCCTTCCGTTCGGAAGGCTGACAGATCTTCACTACTGAAATCCCTTAAAGATGGAGGCTTCATCATTTATTTTCGACATGCAACAACGGAAAACGATTATGCAGACCAAGCCGATCCTCTGATGAGTCTTGATGATTGTAATTCACAGAGGAAACTAAGCCTCCAAGGTATACGGGAGTCTCACGAGATTGGAATGGCCTTTAGTTCAAAAGCAATTCCAGTTGGTCGAATCATCGTTAGCGAGTATTGCCGATCATGGAAAACTGCCAATTTCGCATTTGGGGAGTGGACACAAAAAGATTCACGATTAAACTTTTTACCCTATGAAGACTATACAGACGATCACATTGCGCTGATGAAAAAGAATGTCACACCGTTGTTGACCCAACCTCCACTACCAGGCACTAACACTGTCATTATTGGTCATGATGATATTTTTGAGTCTGCAACAGGAATCTACCCAGAACCACAAGGCATCGCTTATATCCTTCACCCCGATGGGAAAAACAGCTTTGAGATCATCGCGAATATTTTGCCTTCCGAATGGGAAAAGCTTTAA
- the ribD gene encoding bifunctional diaminohydroxyphosphoribosylaminopyrimidine deaminase/5-amino-6-(5-phosphoribosylamino)uracil reductase RibD yields MWELWMSRALALAALAEGHTSPNPLVGAVVLDRNGRLVGEGFHARCGQPHAEVGALRQAGATARGGTLVVTLEPCCHHGRTPPCSEAVVKAGIRRVVVALEDPDPRVDGGGIRQLREAGLEVISGVLRDEARQQNRAFLHRIRTGRPFGILKWAMSLDGRTALPNGVSQWISSPPARDWVHQLRSGMDAVIVGGGTVRADDPLLTSRGRRSPEPLRVVLSQSLDLPNQMQLWDTAVAPTLVAYGPDADPQRLPCGPEGLGLSACDPLHLMEALAERGCNQVLWECGPELAAAAIRQGCVQEIAAVVAPKLMGGTAARTPLGELNFSAMEEVLQGDWHQCELLGQDWLLRWRIGS; encoded by the coding sequence ATGTGGGAGCTCTGGATGAGTCGGGCCTTGGCTTTGGCCGCCCTCGCCGAAGGTCACACCAGCCCCAACCCCCTGGTGGGGGCTGTGGTTCTGGATCGTAATGGGCGCCTTGTGGGAGAGGGCTTTCACGCCCGCTGTGGGCAACCCCATGCCGAAGTGGGTGCCCTGAGGCAGGCGGGAGCTACGGCCCGTGGTGGAACGCTTGTGGTGACCCTGGAACCCTGTTGCCACCACGGCCGCACGCCCCCCTGCAGTGAGGCGGTGGTGAAGGCCGGTATCCGTCGGGTTGTGGTGGCTCTGGAGGATCCTGACCCTCGTGTGGATGGAGGCGGAATTCGCCAGCTGCGTGAGGCTGGCCTGGAGGTGATCAGCGGCGTGCTCCGCGATGAGGCCCGCCAGCAGAACAGGGCTTTTCTGCATCGCATCCGTACCGGCCGGCCCTTCGGAATTCTCAAGTGGGCCATGAGCCTGGATGGCCGTACCGCCCTGCCGAATGGCGTGAGCCAGTGGATCAGCAGCCCACCAGCCCGCGATTGGGTGCATCAGCTGCGCAGTGGCATGGATGCTGTGATCGTGGGGGGCGGCACGGTTCGCGCCGATGATCCGCTGCTCACGAGCAGGGGCAGGCGTTCACCGGAACCGCTGCGGGTGGTGCTGAGCCAGAGCTTGGATCTGCCCAATCAGATGCAGCTCTGGGATACCGCGGTGGCGCCGACCCTAGTGGCCTATGGGCCCGATGCTGATCCCCAGCGTCTGCCATGCGGCCCAGAGGGGCTTGGGCTTTCGGCCTGTGATCCATTGCATCTGATGGAGGCCCTTGCGGAGCGCGGTTGCAACCAAGTGTTGTGGGAATGCGGCCCCGAGTTAGCGGCTGCAGCGATCCGACAGGGTTGTGTGCAGGAGATCGCGGCGGTGGTGGCTCCGAAGCTGATGGGGGGGACAGCAGCCCGCACTCCCCTGGGGGAGCTGAACTTCAGTGCTATGGAGGAGGTGCTGCAGGGGGACTGGCATCAGTGCGAGCTGCTTGGGCAGGACTGGCTGCTGCGCTGGCGAATCGGCTCTTAA
- a CDS encoding helix-turn-helix transcriptional regulator, producing the protein MKLDFNSARGLSATLRTLGFEMDVAQLSQGALNGVFRLGGSRQLPVFSIQTNQDLVLHGNRRPGVLPISLNTSDQNPVVRGEETQQGSLHGFHASLSDTFVQLPAGAHIQVALVSQTRFEQLACSTGEHQVLDLIQGSNSANLSPQRFAQISALIQAQLMGADQEDLIQAATLEALSPQELRGTTSGELGVGSALMKDLVSWGFENTRQAIRLDDLSATIFASRSSIVQHCRQTFGTGPMTLLKQIRLAQVQHALGSSKVQQAIGCRTVQEIASHYGFPSRNHFARDYRNQFGESPSATLQRESDPGMRLQSVSVAQSPQIAMARR; encoded by the coding sequence ATGAAGCTCGACTTCAACTCAGCTCGGGGACTCAGCGCGACCCTCCGAACACTCGGCTTTGAGATGGATGTGGCTCAATTGAGCCAGGGCGCTCTCAATGGAGTCTTCCGCCTGGGCGGTTCGCGGCAGCTGCCGGTGTTCTCGATCCAGACCAATCAAGACCTCGTACTTCACGGCAACCGACGGCCTGGCGTTTTGCCCATCAGCTTGAACACCTCCGACCAAAATCCGGTGGTTCGCGGCGAAGAGACGCAGCAGGGCTCCCTGCATGGTTTTCACGCCAGCTTGAGCGATACGTTTGTTCAGCTTCCCGCAGGAGCTCACATCCAGGTGGCGCTCGTCTCCCAAACGCGGTTTGAACAGCTCGCCTGCAGCACCGGCGAGCACCAGGTGCTCGATCTCATTCAAGGGTCGAATTCCGCCAACCTCAGCCCGCAGCGGTTTGCACAGATCAGCGCGTTGATCCAGGCGCAGCTGATGGGGGCCGACCAGGAAGATCTGATTCAAGCGGCGACGCTGGAGGCATTGTCCCCGCAAGAGCTCAGGGGAACAACCAGTGGTGAACTCGGCGTGGGGAGCGCCCTGATGAAAGATCTGGTCAGCTGGGGCTTCGAGAACACCCGCCAAGCCATCAGGCTTGACGATCTAAGCGCGACGATCTTCGCCTCACGCTCCTCCATCGTTCAGCACTGTCGTCAGACCTTTGGCACCGGTCCCATGACTCTGCTCAAACAGATCCGGCTCGCCCAGGTGCAGCACGCCCTGGGCTCTTCAAAGGTGCAACAGGCCATCGGCTGCCGCACGGTGCAAGAGATTGCCTCCCATTACGGCTTTCCAAGCCGCAACCACTTCGCTCGGGATTACCGCAACCAATTCGGGGAATCCCCCAGCGCGACGCTTCAACGGGAATCCGACCCGGGGATGAGACTCCAGTCGGTCTCCGTTGCCCAGAGCCCCCAGATCGCCATGGCCCGGAGGTAG
- a CDS encoding PfkB family carbohydrate kinase: MPLSSASALPPLRLAVVGHVEWVEFLAVDQLPRPGAIGHALRTLQEPAGGGAVTAVQMARLQRQPVQFFTALGRDSLGQACVNRLERLGVEVHVAWREAPTRRGLSLVDGEGDRAITVIGERLTPSLDDDLPWQALGECDGLFVTAADAPLLKACRSAAVLAATPRVRLPVLQEAKVCLDALIGSGLDPGERVEPDQLNPAPQTLLRTEGAAGGLSLPGGRYEPAPLPGPMVESYGCGDSFAAGVVTALAARWSLAEAIALGAQCGAACATRFGPYG, encoded by the coding sequence TTGCCGTTGTCTTCTGCTTCAGCTCTGCCGCCGCTGCGCTTGGCCGTCGTCGGCCATGTCGAGTGGGTGGAATTTCTGGCGGTGGATCAATTGCCCCGTCCCGGTGCTATCGGTCACGCTTTGCGGACCCTGCAGGAACCCGCAGGTGGTGGTGCCGTCACTGCTGTGCAGATGGCACGGTTGCAGCGGCAGCCTGTCCAGTTCTTTACAGCCCTTGGCCGCGATTCGCTCGGACAAGCCTGCGTTAACCGGCTCGAGCGTCTGGGCGTTGAGGTGCATGTCGCCTGGAGAGAGGCGCCAACCCGGCGGGGCCTGAGCTTGGTCGATGGCGAGGGAGACCGGGCGATCACCGTGATCGGCGAGCGGCTGACCCCATCACTCGACGACGATCTTCCTTGGCAGGCCCTCGGCGAGTGCGACGGCCTCTTCGTCACGGCAGCTGATGCGCCTTTGTTGAAAGCCTGCCGATCTGCTGCTGTCCTGGCCGCGACTCCGCGGGTTCGATTGCCTGTGCTTCAGGAGGCCAAGGTGTGCCTCGACGCTTTGATTGGCAGTGGGCTTGATCCGGGTGAACGCGTGGAGCCGGATCAGTTGAATCCAGCTCCTCAAACTCTCCTTCGCACAGAGGGTGCCGCAGGAGGGCTCAGTCTTCCGGGCGGGCGCTACGAACCAGCGCCACTTCCGGGGCCCATGGTGGAGAGCTATGGCTGCGGTGACAGCTTTGCAGCGGGGGTGGTCACAGCCCTTGCTGCCCGCTGGTCCTTGGCGGAGGCCATTGCTTTGGGTGCTCAGTGTGGTGCGGCATGTGCCACGCGCTTTGGACCCTACGGCTAG
- a CDS encoding potassium channel family protein — protein sequence MTKVLVGLVQRILRRDDTQLKLLLLCTLIATVGFAFPRLVWATYIGYSLIVLLLTQVMVGSSNAPDWSDVLYRGLGLVAVATMWLWLLTPLELIYSGMPLALSWSVLVGWSVIRLVTRLASTKRVTEALLMGATAGYLHIGLTAGLVMSALETIQPGSFEPLELASTSETSVLASARIFSALNYYAFVCLTTVGFGDISPMLPLSRMVSVATSVAGPLYLAAVMGVLIGRYASSLDRENQNH from the coding sequence GTGACCAAGGTGCTGGTGGGACTGGTTCAGCGAATCTTGCGGCGTGATGACACACAGCTGAAGCTTCTGCTGCTCTGCACCTTGATCGCCACCGTGGGCTTCGCCTTCCCTCGCCTGGTCTGGGCGACTTACATCGGCTACTCACTGATCGTCTTGCTGCTGACGCAGGTGATGGTGGGGAGCAGCAACGCTCCGGATTGGAGCGATGTGTTGTACCGCGGACTGGGACTTGTTGCCGTTGCCACCATGTGGCTCTGGCTTCTCACGCCCCTGGAACTGATCTACAGCGGCATGCCGCTGGCCCTGAGCTGGAGCGTGCTGGTGGGCTGGAGCGTCATCCGTCTGGTGACACGATTGGCCAGCACAAAACGCGTCACCGAAGCGCTGCTGATGGGCGCCACAGCGGGGTATCTCCATATCGGACTCACCGCAGGGCTGGTCATGAGTGCCCTCGAAACCATCCAACCCGGCAGCTTTGAGCCCTTGGAACTGGCTAGCACCAGCGAAACAAGCGTTCTGGCCAGCGCCCGAATCTTCTCGGCACTCAATTACTACGCATTTGTATGCCTAACCACCGTTGGTTTCGGAGACATCAGTCCGATGCTGCCCCTTTCTCGCATGGTGAGTGTGGCCACCAGCGTCGCCGGACCGCTCTACCTCGCTGCCGTGATGGGCGTGCTGATCGGCCGTTATGCAAGCAGCCTCGATCGGGAGAACCAAAACCACTGA
- a CDS encoding DUF2973 domain-containing protein, with amino-acid sequence MLSGLFPLAYAAVLTCLLLQAFRMMRLSSASAVSAPSDRTGLKTIHPELLDENGVMTNEELWAVRFSDKQGVVLPEA; translated from the coding sequence GTGCTTTCAGGTCTTTTCCCTCTCGCTTACGCCGCCGTCTTGACGTGCTTGCTTCTCCAAGCGTTTCGGATGATGCGTCTTTCGTCTGCGTCGGCGGTTAGCGCTCCGAGCGACCGAACAGGGCTGAAAACCATTCATCCAGAGCTGTTGGATGAGAACGGTGTGATGACCAACGAAGAGCTATGGGCTGTGCGTTTCTCTGACAAGCAAGGTGTTGTACTTCCTGAGGCTTGA
- the rpmG gene encoding 50S ribosomal protein L33: MAKSKGVRIIVTLECTECRTASASEKRTPGVSRYTTTKNRRNNPERLELMKFCPQLNKMTLHREIK, translated from the coding sequence ATGGCCAAGAGCAAAGGCGTTCGTATTATCGTAACTCTCGAATGCACAGAATGCAGAACAGCATCAGCTTCGGAAAAGCGAACACCCGGCGTGTCGCGATACACCACCACCAAGAATCGAAGGAATAATCCTGAACGACTTGAGCTCATGAAATTCTGCCCTCAGCTCAACAAGATGACGCTGCATCGCGAAATCAAATAA